In the Streptomyces sp. 3214.6 genome, GGGTGCTGACGAACTGGACGCTCAACGCGGTCGCGGGCGACGATTTCGTGCGCACCGGCTTCCAGGCGCGCCGGGCGGCGAAGCTGAAGGACTTCGAGTACACGGACAGCTATCTGACGCCCGACCAGGTGCGGGCGCACCTCGAGGGCTCCGGCCCCGACGAGGAGTGAGAACCCGTGCCATGTCCCCGGGCGGATCAGCGTGCGGCGTCAGGGGGGTCCCCCCGCTCGGGCGAAGCCGAGCGTGAGGGAGTGTGCGAGCGTGCCCGCCAGGCGGCGCGCGCCCGGCCGGGGACATGACACGGGCGTTGAGGCCGGCGGCAGAGCACGGCGGCGTACGGGCGGCGGCCCGGTCGTTCGGTGCACGGTGGCGGGATCGGGTGGCGGCATCCGATCCCGGGCTGCTGCGGCTGGCGGCCGGGCTGCGGACGGTCGGCGCGATCTCCCTGATGCTGGCGGTGCTCTCGCTGCTGGGTGCGGATGTCTCGCATCTGGTGGCGGGGGCCATCGCCGCGATGGTCGCCACGTTCGCCATCCGGGAGCAGCAGCGCGGCCGGCAGGCGGTGACGCTGGCGCTGGGCCTGCCGGTGGCGCTGGCGTCGGTGTCGCTGGCGGCGCTGCTCAGCTCCCGGGTGGTGGCCGGTGACGTCTTCTTCGTCGCCCTGATCTTCTGCGCGGTCTACGCCCGCCGGTTCGGCGACCGGGGGACGGCGCTCGGCCTGATCGGGTTCCAGGTGTACTTCCTGTCGCTGTTCGTCGGCGTCGGGACGTCGGCCCTGCCGGGGTACTACGGGGTGATCGCCGTCGCTTTCGGGTGCAGCGCGGTGGTGCGCTTCGTGCTGGTGCCCCAGACCCCGACGGGGATCCTGCAGCGGCTGCGGCAGGCTTTCCGGGCGCGGCTCGCGCAGCTGCTCGACGCCCAGCTCGAACTCCTCGACGCCGGCCCCGACGATTTCGACAAGGCTCTCGCCCGGCTGCGCGAGGGCACCGCCCGGCTGCACGACACGGCCATGATGATCCAGGGCCGGCTGGAGGAGGGCACCCGGGACGAGGCGGTGGCCCGGCTGGTGCAGCGCCGGATCGCCGACGCCGAGATCGCCGCCGAACGGCTGGGCCTGCTTTTGCTGACGGCCCGCAGCGCCGAGCGGGCCGACACGCTGACCCTGCACCTGCCGGGCGCGCTGCTGTCGCACGCCGGCCCGCTGCCGGTGCGGGACGAGGCCCTGGACACCCTGCGGCGCGAGCTGCCGGCCCTGCAACTGCTCGTACGGCACCCCGTCGCGCGGAATGCGACCGCGCCGGCGCTGGTGCGCAACCGGCTGCTCGGGTACCGGGAGGAGGAGAACCTGCCGAAGGCGTCACCGCCGGTGCAGGACGTCTTCCGGGGTGTCGGCGAGGCGGCCCGCGCGGTGCTGGGGCTGCGGATCGCGCTCGACGGGCCCCAGGACGAGTCCGACGACAGTCCCGAGACGGCCCGCTCCCGTGAGGAGCTGGACGCGGAGGACGCCGCGATCGGCGGGGCCGAGGAGGCGGGTCAGGAGGCCAGGGGGCTGCGCAGGCCGACCACCCGGGCCGCCGTACAGGTCGCCGTCGGGTCGTCGCTGGCCATCGTCGGCGGCGAGCTGCTGTCCTCGCACCGCTGGTACTGGGCGGTGCTGACCTGCTGGATCGTGTTCCTGAACACCGCCTCCACGGGGGAGATCCTGGTCAAGGGCTACCGGCGGCTGCTGGGCACCGTGCTCGGCGTGGTCGCGGGCATCGTGCTGGCGGGGCTGGTCGGGCATCACACGTGGACGGCGTTCGCGGTGGTGCTGCTCTGTGTGTTCGCGATGTTCTACACCGCGCCGCTGTCGTACACGCTGATGTCGTTCTTCGTGACGGCGGCGCTGGGGGTGCTGTACACGCTGCTGCACACCTACAGCCTGTCGGTGCTGGTGCTGCGGGTGGAGGAGACGGCGCTGGGCGCGGCCTGCGGAATCGTCGCGGCGGCCCTGGTGCTGCCGGTGCACACCGACCGGCGGACGAACGAGCTGCTGACGACCGTGCTGGACCGGCTGACGGACGTCACCGAAGCGGCCGTTGAGCAACTGAGCGGCGGGCCTCCGGCCGACCTGCTGGACCGGGCCCGGGATCTGGACCAGGCGCTGGCAGACCTGCGGGCCGCCACGCAGCCCCTGACGCATCCGGTCACGCCGCTGCGGACCCGCCGGGAC is a window encoding:
- a CDS encoding FUSC family protein; this translates as MTRALRPAAEHGGVRAAARSFGARWRDRVAASDPGLLRLAAGLRTVGAISLMLAVLSLLGADVSHLVAGAIAAMVATFAIREQQRGRQAVTLALGLPVALASVSLAALLSSRVVAGDVFFVALIFCAVYARRFGDRGTALGLIGFQVYFLSLFVGVGTSALPGYYGVIAVAFGCSAVVRFVLVPQTPTGILQRLRQAFRARLAQLLDAQLELLDAGPDDFDKALARLREGTARLHDTAMMIQGRLEEGTRDEAVARLVQRRIADAEIAAERLGLLLLTARSAERADTLTLHLPGALLSHAGPLPVRDEALDTLRRELPALQLLVRHPVARNATAPALVRNRLLGYREEENLPKASPPVQDVFRGVGEAARAVLGLRIALDGPQDESDDSPETARSREELDAEDAAIGGAEEAGQEARGLRRPTTRAAVQVAVGSSLAIVGGELLSSHRWYWAVLTCWIVFLNTASTGEILVKGYRRLLGTVLGVVAGIVLAGLVGHHTWTAFAVVLLCVFAMFYTAPLSYTLMSFFVTAALGVLYTLLHTYSLSVLVLRVEETALGAACGIVAAALVLPVHTDRRTNELLTTVLDRLTDVTEAAVEQLSGGPPADLLDRARDLDQALADLRAATQPLTHPVTPLRTRRDTARYVVALLETCAYHARSLAATAELLPTHPSIAADPRLRRAGQRILHNIGAIAARVAQERSTAEVLTGPSIAALLKPGVPGTPRYGRVTDRVLRHLQRLDEAVVGLARPLGAPVAPPK